A portion of the Mesobacillus sp. AQ2 genome contains these proteins:
- a CDS encoding 4Fe-4S dicluster domain-containing protein, with protein sequence MNKIMYLEFERCIGCRACQAACRECGDHDAKERNYVEYVDFTESRQTFPMLCMQCKDPACARVCPANAIQITDEGVVLSAMEEKCIGCRNCTFGCPFGIPKFDFEKNKMYKCDMCYDRTRYDIAPMCASVCPSEAIRFIDFDEMQQLRRKRTQMNLVEGKKPQEGNKWDYVPEFFGVYTDSQS encoded by the coding sequence ATGAATAAAATAATGTACCTTGAATTTGAACGCTGTATCGGATGCCGTGCCTGCCAGGCAGCCTGCCGTGAGTGCGGAGACCATGATGCAAAAGAACGGAACTATGTAGAATATGTTGATTTTACCGAATCACGCCAGACCTTCCCGATGCTGTGCATGCAATGTAAAGACCCTGCATGTGCCCGCGTCTGCCCGGCAAATGCGATCCAAATCACGGATGAAGGCGTCGTGCTTTCCGCGATGGAAGAGAAGTGTATCGGCTGCCGTAACTGTACATTTGGCTGCCCATTCGGTATCCCGAAATTCGACTTCGAGAAGAACAAAATGTACAAATGCGATATGTGCTATGACAGAACCCGATACGATATCGCGCCAATGTGTGCGTCTGTTTGCCCAAGTGAAGCGATCCGCTTCATCGACTTCGATGAAATGCAGCAGCTGCGCAGAAAACGCACCCAGATGAATCTTGTAGAAGGCAAAAAGCCTCAAGAGGGCAATAAATGGGATTACGTGCCTGAATTCTTCGGTGTTTATACTGATTCACAATCTTAA
- a CDS encoding Mrp/NBP35 family ATP-binding protein, whose product MLKGNVLAVTSGKGGVGKSSLSVNLALALQKLGKSVAIIDLDIYGFSVPKILNIDTKPKTFNGKIIPVESNGIKVMSMGFLVKDNEPIVWRGPMLGKMIQHFTEDVLWGEMDYFILDMPPGTGDVALDMHLMIPQSKEIVVTTPHKAASFVAERAGSMAIKSKHEVIGVVENMSYFKPEDSEQKYYIFGKGGGEELAAQLGTELLGQLPIQEADENSETPAIAAENTALFKEYLNLAEKIDAKFQL is encoded by the coding sequence ATGTTAAAAGGAAATGTACTGGCGGTGACAAGCGGAAAAGGCGGAGTCGGCAAGTCTTCATTATCAGTGAATCTTGCGCTTGCATTGCAAAAGCTTGGCAAGTCAGTGGCGATCATCGACCTTGATATATATGGATTCAGTGTACCGAAAATCCTGAATATAGATACAAAGCCAAAAACGTTCAACGGAAAAATCATCCCGGTTGAATCGAACGGAATTAAAGTGATGTCTATGGGTTTCCTGGTGAAGGACAATGAACCGATCGTTTGGCGCGGACCGATGCTTGGAAAAATGATTCAGCATTTTACCGAGGATGTGCTGTGGGGTGAAATGGATTATTTCATTCTTGATATGCCTCCTGGCACCGGAGATGTCGCGCTTGATATGCACCTGATGATTCCACAGAGCAAGGAAATCGTCGTGACGACGCCTCATAAAGCAGCATCTTTCGTAGCGGAACGCGCAGGATCGATGGCGATCAAGAGCAAGCATGAAGTTATCGGTGTAGTCGAGAATATGTCTTACTTCAAGCCTGAAGACAGCGAACAGAAGTATTACATCTTCGGAAAAGGCGGCGGCGAGGAGTTAGCAGCACAGCTGGGTACGGAACTATTGGGGCAGCTGCCGATCCAGGAAGCGGATGAGAACAGTGAGACTCCTGCGATTGCTGCGGAAAACACAGCGCTATTCAAGGAATACTTGAACCTGGCAGAAAAAATCGATGCTAAGTTTCAGCTCTAG
- a CDS encoding Rieske 2Fe-2S domain-containing protein, which translates to MSDDKKQNHHEDDKDMIKLIDNLNRKDDVNLNRRAFLKASFGATVAIGLATTPFGIFTFLRDENGEVKRVEVTDINDLAIGESRNFNYPTKNEPAILVRTPDDKFVAYNNKCTHLQCPVFYEHKENVLLCPCHKGYFNVDSGQPMAGPPQRELPKILLEIKDGKVFAVGREVRHG; encoded by the coding sequence ATGAGTGATGATAAAAAGCAGAACCATCATGAAGATGATAAAGATATGATCAAGCTGATCGATAATCTGAATCGGAAGGACGACGTCAATTTAAATAGAAGGGCGTTTCTGAAGGCTTCCTTTGGTGCAACCGTCGCAATCGGGCTGGCAACGACACCATTTGGGATTTTCACTTTCCTGCGCGATGAAAACGGTGAAGTGAAGCGGGTCGAAGTTACCGATATCAATGACCTGGCAATCGGCGAATCCAGGAACTTCAACTACCCGACGAAAAATGAACCGGCAATTCTGGTCAGGACACCGGATGACAAATTCGTCGCTTACAACAATAAATGTACACATCTGCAATGCCCTGTTTTTTACGAGCATAAGGAAAACGTCCTTCTCTGCCCATGCCACAAAGGCTATTTCAATGTAGACAGCGGCCAGCCGATGGCAGGACCTCCGCAGCGAGAGCTTCCGAAAATCCTGCTTGAAATCAAGGATGGAAAGGTGTTTGCAGTTGGGAGGGAAGTAAGGCATGGATAA
- the fdhF gene encoding formate dehydrogenase subunit alpha: MSQFLVKEGVKNQIRKGEKLVTTHCCYCGMQCGMHIRVDEKTNKVKGVEPRYDWVLTRGKMCPKGVTAYQTIDHPDRIKRPLIKKNGKFVESSWEEALDLIERKYKEIQGTYGKDALAVYGGVSMTNEKCYLVGKYARVGLGTRYIDYNGRYCMSSAAGGFNKTLGIDRGSSLPWTELEHSDCFFMAGSNTAECHPTSIQWFWKAKDKGAKLIVADPRETATARVADVHLDLLPGTDSALANGIMHLLIKHDYVDHDYVQERCNNFEELKEMTAKFTPEYTSKITGVAAEKIIKAAHIFGKSPRSVVMFARGAEQQTAGVDNVSLYTSMALLRGQIGKFASGVATFTGQGNGQGGREHGQKADLLPGYRKLTDPKAVEYISGVWGIKPEEMPQPGVSAYEMFHLMEAKTIRGLHVICSNPVVSSPNINYVQEQLENLDFLVVNDFFLSETAELADVVLPATTWAEDEGTTTNTEGRIIHIRKVVDPIGESKPDWEIMSLIAERLGKGQHFQYNEPREIFDELRLASKGGKADYYGVTYEKIDEQDGVFWPAPALDHQGTPSMFKEKFETPDGKANLAVCDYRGPAEVQSKEYPLWLTTGRVVFHYLSGNQTRRVDFLKEQCPEPFVEMHPELASQYQIENGERVKLTTPRGDMIAPVKITKAIRKDTMFVPYHWGKKLAVNQLTSPALDPISRMPEFKVCAVKLEKLTK, translated from the coding sequence ATGAGCCAGTTTCTCGTTAAAGAAGGCGTCAAAAACCAGATTCGGAAAGGCGAAAAATTAGTCACTACACATTGCTGCTACTGCGGAATGCAGTGCGGGATGCATATCCGTGTTGATGAAAAAACGAATAAGGTCAAGGGTGTTGAACCGCGTTATGACTGGGTGTTGACCAGAGGGAAAATGTGCCCTAAAGGGGTTACTGCTTATCAGACTATTGATCACCCGGATCGCATCAAGCGTCCTTTAATCAAGAAAAATGGCAAATTTGTAGAATCCTCCTGGGAAGAAGCACTTGATTTAATCGAAAGAAAGTATAAAGAAATTCAGGGAACATACGGAAAAGATGCGTTGGCGGTATATGGCGGCGTATCGATGACAAATGAAAAATGCTACCTGGTAGGAAAGTACGCACGTGTCGGACTGGGAACTCGTTATATCGATTATAATGGCCGCTATTGCATGAGTTCTGCAGCAGGCGGATTCAATAAAACCCTTGGAATTGATCGTGGATCATCGCTTCCATGGACGGAGCTTGAACACAGCGACTGCTTCTTCATGGCTGGCTCTAACACGGCAGAATGTCACCCTACTAGTATCCAGTGGTTCTGGAAAGCTAAGGATAAAGGCGCGAAGCTTATTGTTGCCGACCCGCGTGAAACAGCAACTGCAAGAGTTGCCGATGTACACCTTGACCTGCTTCCTGGAACAGATTCAGCATTGGCTAACGGCATCATGCACCTCTTGATCAAACACGATTATGTGGATCACGATTATGTCCAGGAGCGCTGCAATAATTTCGAAGAATTGAAAGAAATGACGGCTAAATTCACGCCAGAATATACATCGAAAATTACTGGTGTCGCAGCAGAAAAAATCATCAAAGCTGCACACATCTTTGGAAAGTCTCCTCGTTCAGTCGTCATGTTCGCTCGTGGAGCGGAACAGCAGACAGCAGGTGTTGATAACGTAAGTCTTTACACTTCCATGGCATTATTGCGCGGCCAGATCGGCAAATTTGCTTCTGGAGTTGCCACTTTTACAGGACAGGGAAATGGCCAGGGCGGACGTGAACACGGCCAGAAAGCTGATTTGCTTCCTGGTTACCGCAAGCTTACAGATCCTAAGGCAGTTGAGTACATTTCAGGAGTTTGGGGCATCAAGCCGGAAGAAATGCCGCAGCCAGGTGTATCAGCTTATGAAATGTTCCACCTGATGGAAGCGAAGACGATTCGCGGACTTCATGTCATTTGCTCAAACCCGGTTGTATCATCACCAAATATCAACTATGTGCAAGAACAACTTGAAAACCTTGATTTCTTAGTCGTCAATGACTTCTTCCTTTCTGAGACTGCGGAGCTGGCAGATGTAGTCCTTCCTGCAACAACATGGGCAGAAGATGAAGGAACGACTACAAATACGGAAGGCCGGATCATCCACATCCGTAAAGTTGTGGATCCGATCGGTGAATCCAAACCAGACTGGGAGATTATGAGCCTGATTGCTGAACGTCTCGGTAAAGGCCAGCACTTCCAATATAACGAGCCAAGGGAAATCTTCGATGAACTTCGCCTTGCATCAAAAGGAGGCAAAGCGGATTACTATGGTGTCACATACGAAAAGATCGATGAACAGGACGGTGTTTTCTGGCCGGCTCCTGCACTTGACCATCAGGGAACTCCTTCGATGTTCAAAGAGAAATTCGAAACACCAGACGGCAAAGCGAATCTGGCGGTTTGTGATTACAGAGGACCTGCAGAAGTCCAGTCAAAAGAATATCCACTTTGGCTGACTACAGGCCGTGTCGTATTCCATTATCTTTCAGGGAACCAGACAAGACGCGTTGACTTCCTGAAGGAGCAATGCCCTGAGCCATTTGTTGAAATGCATCCTGAACTGGCCAGCCAGTACCAGATTGAGAACGGCGAAAGAGTGAAGCTTACAACTCCGCGTGGCGATATGATCGCTCCGGTAAAAATAACGAAAGCAATCCGCAAAGATACGATGTTCGTCCCTTATCACTGGGGCAAAAAGCTGGCGGTCAACCAATTGACCAGCCCGGCATTGGACCCAATCTCACGGATGCCTGAATTTAAAGTCTGTGCTGTAAAACTTGAAAAACTGACTAAATAG